CTTCCATTTGACTTGGCACcatgtcatttgacacgtgggCGTCAAtttgggcctctaggaagataaaatcttgggcttaatgaagtgggctcatcactttagcccaattaaatgggctagctcaatggattaagacttatttatttaatccatatatattggacttgtATAATTAGTTCAATTATAATatcccataatatttatttggattagtatatttaaaatataatccaagTTATTTATTGAATTTGAATCCAATAATTTTAACATGCCTACACACTGGTTTCCACCCTACAAACACGGAAGTAATAAGCTTGTATAAAAAATGTCCAACAGAACTTAAATTATAGCATTGGATGCTATTGCATCCTTAAAAATATTGAATCACAATTTATCAGGAAAAACATGGTATAAATCAAATAACCAATGATCATATATCTGCCAATATGATGTTTCTACTTACAAGCCCACCCACCCACCCCAACCACACTTTTCACCCCCAAAGAAGCAGGACAGTTTCTCAACCTTTTTGTTTTATCCAGTTGGACTATAGTGTATGCAATCTCCTTTGAGAACTAAAAGATGCAGAGGAAACAGAAAAAAAAGTAAAGCTGAAAGGAAAGAGAAGAAGTTAAGAATAATAATATGGGCCCAAGATAACCAAGATTCATCAAAATGGTTAAAAATGAACTCACCGCCATTGCAAGAAAGACACTCTGGATTGTAAGTGGATGAAGAGTCAAAATAAGATTAGTAACTGGATCATCGTTGATGCTACACAAGTCCTCTTCTCTTTTATTCGTCTCATCATTCTCCTTAGCAGATGAATTATCTGTATACTCCAATCCCGTCGGCTTGCTAGGATTGAGACAGTCATGGACCAAAGAAATAAGTTCATTTAGAGACTGTGATGCACATGGCTCCAAATCTTGCAGCATCACTTTTGACCTAAGCTCATCATTTGAACTTCCGTTGCCACAATTCGTGCTGATTCTCTGTTCTCCATGATCTAGAGAATAGAATTACAGTACTTAGAGCACACGACTGGCCTATATACATGTCAGTTTTTCTCCTATATAGGTATTAAGAAGACCCCAGAAGTGAAAATGTGCAAAAGTTAATATTCAAAActaacaaatagagaaaatgatTACCTCTGTATGCATCATTAGGCTGGGAAGTCGTACAAGTCATAGTTTTATCCATACTACTTGAAGGAAAATGCAGCATCTTATTCTGCCCTGGTCACAAAAGAGGGAGAAATGAAAAAATCATGTGTATACTTATTATCCAACAACATGGTAAATCGATCTCTGCATTGATGTTTAACAATTCAGTCCAATTAAAAGTACAACCTCAAGTTTGCTAAGAAAAACAGCTTTTTCTCAGGATAAAACAATAGTGCTTTATCACAAGTCAAAACAAGTTGAAAGAACTACTTTCCTTAATCCATCTAAATCATAGTCTTACCTCCTCCATCATCACCAACTGCATTCAAATGTTACCAAACAGGTCTTCCTCACTTGAAAATTTCTTGGTGTATATTAGAGTCCCACAGCAGTTGAAGATATTGGTTTTAATCTCTACATACGATTTTGGACACTTTCTATCTCATGAGCTagctaacatggtatcagagccacagTCATCCCTCATgtttggttagccaatgttgagTTCCCATGATATGTTACACACACTCTAGATGTCCAACCCTGGAAGTGTGATAGGGTATTACAGTCCCACGTTGTTAAGGGTATCGCTTATACTGACTTTATATGATCTTGCCCTTGCCTCATGAGATAACTTTTTAGATTGAGTTTAGACCCCAAtgtcaattttcttttccttatttttttatatttttgataaGGTTTTTTCATCGCCGTGGGCTAATCAATGACAATTTTCTTACAACGTCAATACTCAACATACAGTTTTACAGACTATTGTCTGTCATGATCTCCCAAGTCACCCCTCTACTGTCTTCCATCAACTCATCAAAGCTTTCTTTTGTTTATCCCATACTCCATGCATTACACATTTCATATATAACCAGATGGATCTTTAATGTTTGACCAATTCTTTGAAGTCTTAATCACCAAAATACCAACCAGAGTTCTGGTTTTATTTATTCCTTTGTTTGACCAACATCTGGTCATTGGAATCAAAGCCAATGAAAGGTTTAAATTATTGAGTACTTCTCAATTTGAACCTGTTTAATCTGACAATCTATGTACTCTATCTTTTTCATGACAACCCAATAGCTGAACATGAACGGATGTCAATGCTAAACATATATGATTCATCTGATCCTGAAAGGACAGAATCACTGATTTCCATCCCACAAATGAAGCACAGAAGCATCTTGAAACTGGCTATTAAAATGATTATTATAAGGGAAAAGGTTCAAATTTACCCATCAACTATTAGATTGTCGCTCAACTAGGCCCTCCATTTGAAGTTGTCAACAAAAACACCATCACCGTTCTAAAAGTGGACCATTTTTGCGTTTCGCCTCCAACtcaacaaaccaaatccttaTAGACATTAACTCTCCTCCATGTACTCAGACACGTAGTTAACACATGGATGACACCTAGCAAACCCGGGTCACATAGCCTTCAACGAACCCTCCAGCTCCACCCAGCCATTTCCGACCAATCCAACCCATCATACCAGCTAAAAGCATCTCGAAATCAACAGACCCAGCTTCAGTCAAAAAAATTCAGTAGCACAAAGCAACCCAGCCTCTCCATCCCACCCACCTCCCccacccccccaaaaaaaaaattgactgTCACCTAACAACAAAACAAGAACACAGTGCTCTGACCACCTACCAGACCTGTTCAGACAACGGTGAAGCCCCGTAGCCCTTTTCTGCAATGGTCAAGGCAAATCTGCCATGAAGCTCAAATCTCAGCCcaattgaaataaaaagggaaCACATATGGGTAAACCTGCCGTATTCCTTTTCAGATCAGGACTACTTCGTCAAGATTGCAAAAGATTGTAAGCTTACCCTCATCGGCAAGTTCTCATGGGAAAAGCCAAAAGGAGGAAATTAGGAGGAATTTCACGAGTCAAAACCCACTAAAGGGGACAGTTAAAAAATTGCATGTCATCTTCGAGGCCATATTGAGAACATACAAAACCAAGCAAAAGAATAATGAAGAATAAGAAGAGGAGGAAAAGAAGCCGATTGCTGacaaaaagaaacaagaaaatgCAGAGAAGGAGAGATCAAATGCAAGAAAGGAAGGCAAATGTAAAGAGGTCGCAACCCTACCTAATTTTTTTAATGAAAGGTAAATTTGTGGCAACCGTACCCAACTTAATTAAGAAAAGAATGACGTGCAAGGGAAAAAATGTGGTGGATAAGTAAGGGATTAAAAAGAAATACATCCCACAGAAGCCAGCTGAGACACATCATGACCCAATTAACAAATGCAAGTGAGACAGATTGTACAAAATGAGATGAATCTCTAGGGTGCAGGATCGAGTCAAAGAAATGTTGCATGAAACATATCAGTTTACATGGAGGATGAACCAACAAGGACTCCGTTTGATGAGTTAGAGGTGAAGGCCAAAAATAGTCTACTTTTGAAACAGCAAGGTGTTTCTGTAGGCACCTTCTACCAGAGGGCCTAGTCAAGTGAAAGTCAACAGTTGAGCTATTATAAGGAAATAAGAAATTTCCTGTTTAACAGCTCAAACTTTTAGATGATGTACTTCCCACAATTTAATATGGTATAAATACAGGCAAAGGTCCCAGCAACGAATTTAACAATGAATGAGTTTTATCGTATCCATTATCAATGAATTTCCATGTGCTTAGGCCAAAGCAAAATAATCCATGTCCCACATGAAATGACATGACGAAGACCAATATAAATAAGTGTTCTCTTTCACTAACAGCTTAAACTTTTAAATGAGATTTTTCACGTAATTAAAAAATGATGAATGGAGATATAGGATAACTAACCATTTCCTTATCAATCAATCTTGCATTGCCAGTGGAGAGGTGGAAGAGCACCAATGAGCAAAATTATTAGTCAAATATTTCTTCATGAACACCACAGAAGAGCCAACAATAAATCTGATCAATCTAAAAGACGAGATAGACAAAACTACCTTTTTAGTATTCTACGCAGATAATATGCATCCATATGCTCCAACATGCCAGATATTGTCATGGACCGCCACCAGAAATTAACAGCGATGGTTAATGCTTCACTATCCACTTGATGAAACCTAGAACATCAACACTAATGACTAGGTACATCCAATAAttcaaaaagaaaggagaaaattATAAATAACAGCAGAGCCACTGCGGATACACATCATTCAATGAGTTGATAGATCTAGTGACCTACATCGAAAGACATATGATTAAGTCGGAGGGTTTCCTACAGTACATATTGCTTCCATCTCCAACAAATAGAGTAAACAAAACCCAATATACATATTCTGTGAAAAATAAATTCATTCTAAAATTAAAATCAACGGCATCCACCAGTAGTCAAAAAGAAATCCAGATATAACTGTTGGATTTATATACAGAACATGCAGATAAGCAAGGAAGAAAATTCTGTGCTACTTATGCTTTTGTTAAAGGGCACTCCAATAGAATTACTACTCCAGTACTAAGTTTCAATCACATAGCAGAATTGATATTCTCAATTCTTTTGACAGAATACATGGGTACAAACTAAACGAATTGGAACCTTAGAACATGCAGACAAACAGAAATTCATGGAAGCAGTACACGACACGTGCAGCTGATGCAAACAGAAATTCATGGAAGCAGTACGCGACACTTGCAGCTGATGCAAACAGAAGATTATCGAAAATGAGTAATTTAGAATTGACGCATACATAACAAAAGTTATTATCTGGTGAATTGTGTCAAAATTGTACATTTTCTGTACGAGCAATTCAAAAGTTCCAATTTTCTCTCACAACTTATGCCGGGGGACTTTGCGTAGTGGAATATTTTCTTCTCTAGACCAGTAAAGACCATATAGCATGAAACACTTTTTTTATGAGATAATCCACATCCAGAGAAATGAGGTTTACAATGTTTAGAAAGAAGGGGAAAAGGAGGAAAACAAACATATTATGCATGTTTTAGCAAGAAATAAAACAGGGTAATATCTTACCATCCTTCGGGAATGAACAGGGCATCACCAGCATGAAGAACAACCTTCTGTGAAAAGCCATTTAGGCATGCTGCCCTTGGGTAGACTGAAAGGTTCGGTTCTTCTAAAGTAACAGAGCTGCAAGGAAACAAAGAATAAAAGAGGACAACATATTATGTGCCTGAACTATCCAATTTCTGCCTAACCATAAACGAAAAGAGCTGAAAAAATACGTCTAAATTACATATAGGATGAAATACCTGTGGTTTGAAGCCTCCCCATACAGAGGTAGTGGATATAAGTATGGAGTTGCAGAAGGGGGCCATAAAGTAACTGCCAACCAAATAAaagttttgagaaagtttgaatAGGCCAACAAATTTTCAGGATGGAGAATATTTCAGCATAGTTGACTGCAGTTGATATGTAAACAGAAAGAGATAAAAAATCATTCATTGCTAATGGACAATAACCGGATGAATTGAAAACTGATAACTGTGGTAGCTCCGGCTAGCAATTGTACCTAGTAGGCCAGAAAAAAAGGCCACATGTatcctttattttgtagagataatagccaacaacaacaacaacaacaaaagaccCAGTGTAAGggcagtgtgtacgcagaccttatccctactttgtgaaggtagagaggatGTTTCCGATAGATACTCAGCTCAAGGAAATGTGAAAAAGAAGTAGTAGCAGCAAGCAATAATAACAGCAAGATAATAAGATTACCGGAGTGAAAGAGACAACATGTAGTAATAGAAATTTATGAATCAGAAAATACAAGATAAGAAGATAGCCGGAGCGAAAGTGGCAACATATAGTAATAGAAAACTAAGAATCAAAGGATACAAGAATAACATTAATACTACTGGTATGGAAAAGAAATACTctcgactacctactaaccttctaccctagTTTTCGAtctccacaccctcctatcaaaggtcatgtcctcggtaagctgGAGTTGCGCCATGttctgcctaatcacctctccgcaatacttctttggcctacctctacctctccccAGATTCACCAAGGCCAACCTCTCGCACCTTCTTACTGAGGCATTTGTgtctctcctcttcacatgcccaaaccatcttagcctcacttcccgcatcttgtcctttACCGGGGGCCACTCCCACTTGTCCTGGATATCTTTATTCCAAATCTTATCTCTCTcagtatgcccacacatccatctcaacatcctcatttctgccaCTTTCATTTTCTGGACATGGGATTCGTCAACTACCCAACAGTCTGCCCCATACAGCATAGTCGATCTAACCATCTCTGTAGAACTTACCTTAAGTCTTGGTGGCAAATTCTTATCACGCAAAATATCGGATgcgagcctccacttcatccacccgcctccaatacgatgtgtgacatccttgTTAATCTTCCCATTACATTGGATTACTAACCCAAGGTATTTGAAACTTCCTCTTTTGGGGATGACTTGTGAATCAAGCCTCACGGCCACGTCTGTTTCATTAATTACGTCACTGAGTTTGCACTCCGAGTATTCTATTTTGGTCCTGCTCAACTGGAAACCTTTTTACTCCAGGGactgtctccaaatctctagcatcGCATTTAACACCGCCTCGCATCTCGTTAGTCTGTACTATGTCATCTGCAAATAGTATCGTGGAACCTCTCCTTGGATGTGTTGCGTCAGAACATCCATCGCCAAGGCAAATAAAGTGGCCTAAGACCGGTACAAAAACGAGCTAAGACCGGTATAAAATGGGACAAATAGGGAATGGTACAAAAAGGCTAAGAAGGAGGCGAAGTTAGCGATTACAGCACTAAGACTGCAGCGTTTAAACGTTTGTATGGAAAACTTGGGTACAAAGGTGGGGACAAGAAGTTGTACAGATTAGCCAAGATGAGAGAGAGGAAGACCCATGACCTGGATCAAGTAAagtgcatcaaagacgaggaaAGTCAAGTATTGGCAGAAGAGGCACATATTAGACGAAGATGGCAAACATACTTCCATAAACTCTTGAACTAGGAAGGGGACAGGAACATTGTGTTGGGTGATTTGGAGCACTTCGAGAGTCGTCAAAATTTTGGGTAATGTAGGCATATAGGGTTAGGGAAGTTGAgggggctatgcgtaagatgagcagGGGGAGCTACTAGGCCAGACGAAATCCCGGTGAAATTTTGGAAAAACGTGAGCAAGGCAGCCTTGGTGTGGcttactgggttgtttaatgtcatttttagGACGAAGAAGATGTCCGAAATGGAGATGGAGTACGATGATTCTGTTGCACAATAACAAtggtgatatccaaaattgcaacaACTATAGGGTTATCAACCAGGGAATTGTTAGGACGAACAAGATGTCCGAAGAATGAAGGTGGAGCACGATACTTCCATTTTACgagaacaagggtgatatccagAATTGCAACACATATAGGGGTACAAGCTGCTAAAGAACACTGAAAATTTGGTAGAAGTTGGTAGAGGTAAGGGTAAGAAGGAAGGTGCCTATTTTCGAGAACCAGTTCGGATTCATGTTGTGGCAATCGACTACGGAAGCCATTCACCTGGTAAGGAAATTGGCGGAACAATATTGGGAGAGGAAGACGGACTTGCATAAGGTGTTCAATGACCTAGAAAAAGAATATGAAAAAGTCTCCAGGGAGGTTctatggagatgtttggaggctagaggtgCTAAGGTCATTAAGGACATATATGATAGAGCTAAGACATGGGTTAGGACGGTGGGAGGAGACCCAGAACACTTTCCTGTTGTAATTGGGTTGCACCAGGGCTCAGGCCTTAGAATTGAAACCAGATCTATTAAAACGGACAATTGTGGTAGCTCTTACTACTACATGTACCTAGCAGGTGAGAACAAATAGCCAGATGTAATCCTTTATTTTGGATAAATAGTAAAATCCCATTATCTtcctcttttcttcattttcttctttgaaATAACAATCTATGATTTCCAGAAACCAAAGGTGGCACAGAATgagaaggggagccttggagcaacggtaaagttgtctccgtaTGACCTATAGCTCATGGGTACGAGCAATGGAATCAGCCACTGATGCTTGCATCAGGGAAGACTtcctacatcacaccccttgcAGTGCAGCCCTTCCCCAGACCCTGCGTGAATACGAGATGCTTCGTGTACCGGGTTGCCCTTTAAAGGTGGCACAAAATTATGCCACCAAGAACTAAACTGACGTAGCTAATCTGTTTCCTTCCCAAGCATCAACGTTCAAGAGAGAGAGACAAACagacaaaaggaacagaataCTCAGAACGATATACAATTTTCTTTGTCCACTGTTGTTCTGGTCCCTCTAAATGTACAATGTTGGAATTGCTTCCAGCAACCACCCACAAGAGAGTTCCATAGCATGAGAAGGAAGTTTTTTCCATTAAAATACAGATATGTCTAACCTTCCTTGCACCCAGATACTATGCATAAGAGGTTGTGGTGCGGATCGTAGTGTGTGCTAGATCTAGACTTCATGTTGTTCATCCACAAATTAACAGAAGCCAGGCTTTTGGTCTCCAAAGGTACAGGCTGCAAGGCAGAGGTTTAAATGTCAATCAAGTCGAAATTCTGCGCCCAGAAAGCAAGGGGTAATCAGGCAGAGGGAATGCAGTCATTCTCACACCGTTTGAATATCTTCTCCAAGGCACTCCAGTTGCTTGTGTTCCTTGTTCTCAAAATTCAAAATTGGTACCTGAACAAGAAAAGATTTATCCAGTATTAGTCGCATTCCACTAGAAAGAAAGCAATGAGACCACTCCTATCGCCAATGAAATTGCCACCTGTGCTAAATAAAATTGCTGAGGAGCTTCTCCAAAAAGTAAAGCTTGATCAGTGTCAGATACTGCAAGACTATGCTTCTGAGATTCCAGAAAAGCATCTCGCCTTCCATCCCTATTTTCCAATAGGCACAAGCAATATTCGATAAAGGTAGAGAATTGCAATGGGACCTGAAATGGAGGGTGATATAAGTTAAAGGGTCAGCTGAACCAAATCATTCAAGAGTACAGAGTTTGCATTTCATGCTCTTCAAATATCTCAAAAACGAACAAGTTACCCTTTCATGGCCTCTAATATCACCATAAAAGACGGGTGCAGATCTGGACCGCATAGCTTCCACGACTACTGAACCTACGCGTTCCTACAGTCAAGTATAAGTAAATGAAAGTTCCAGAGAGAACACATCGTTACTATTGTCTTTAAAATGAATATGGAGTATATGAATTTCACAAATAGTCAAGTACTACTTTTCATTCACATGATTATAATTTTACTGTCTTGTACCAAAACTGTGTTAGCATGTAATCCAGTTAAAGTCATATAAAATGTGTATGTAAAAGTTTTAAACCCTGTCAGAGTAATTGTAAGCATCACCAGCATCTACTTCATGAATCTACAAGGAAGAATGACTATTTCAAGTTATTACCCTCTTTTTTGATAATGTGGAAATTCAGGTGATTACCTTTCAGGATAAACAGAGTGTGACTAAGAACATTCTTTCTACTGACTTATTGTACATACGAGGCATCTAGCATGTCCAAAAAAGAATAttgcaaaagaaaatgaaagatccTAGATTCACTAGCTCGGTAAGAACAATCAAAATACAAGGACGCAAGGATCGGACCTGCCTAGAGGACTCTCTATCGTCCCCATCATCCTAATAGCCGATAGAGAAACGAAGCAGTGAGGACTCCTAAGTAAGAATCTCTTAGACAAAGAAGCAAAACCTAGACTAGAAATCTGATAACAAATAGCACAGAAAAAGTCTTCTAAAATGCAAATGAAATATTTATTTCTATTTCATTTATCTCGCTCTTCCAGCAATAATTGTTCAAAAATGCCTTTGAAGTCTGTCTCTATGCTTCTTGTAATCACTTCCTCAATTTAATATTGTTCTTATTCAAGCTTGCTACAACAATTCTTGCATAACAAAAACAATGGATTAATTTAAACATCTAAGGTTCCTAATTGCAAGAACCTGATGGAAAGGAAGGTGAATATAAGTTAGCTGTCTTTCATGCGTAAAGAGGCAAGCGAGGAGATATCCACCTCCTGTATGTAACGAACCGACCGGTCGTTCTAAGCTTTAGTGTTCCATTCGGTGGTTTGaggtcttgagtagcttcatatgatgtaccACGACTTGTGTGTATGGTTGGTTTCGGTGTTCGTGAGGTTCGAGGTTTATTTGGAAGAGAAACTCtcaatttggaagctttaagttggaagagttgaccgaGGTTTGACTTTTATGAGAACGTCCCCGGAACGGTGTtctgatggttccaataggtttgtatggtgattttggacttaggcgtatgtccgaaAGTGGATTCGGAGGTTCCTAGGTTGAATTGGCTCTTTTTGCCGAAAGCtagcaatttgaaggtttagaaattTCCCAAGTTTGACCATAAGTTGACTTTATGGCTACCGGGTTCGGATTTTGGTTTCGATACTTATAATAGGTCTGTTTTGTCATTTGgaacatgtgtgcaaaatttggtatcattccgAGTTGGTTTGGTAGGAATCAGACGCTTGGCTGTGATTTTAGCGATTCTTGAGTTTCATTGTGAATTCTATGtgttttggtgtctgattcgTGGTTTcggatgttattttggtgtttcgAACTCGCGAgcgagttcatatgatatttttagacttgtgcgaATGTTTGGTATAGAGCCCCGGGGGCTCGGGCGAGTTTCGGATTGGTTTGGACATGGTTGAGAACTGTTGGTGTGATGGTGCTGCGGTTATCACAATTGCGAACAccagttcacaattgcgaagaggGCGGGGGTGtcaggtgtcgcaaatgcgatgccttgATCGCAATTGCAAAGGTGGATCATTGTCTAGGCCGGTCGCTTTTGCGACATTCTGGTCGCTTT
This genomic stretch from Nicotiana sylvestris chromosome 9, ASM39365v2, whole genome shotgun sequence harbors:
- the LOC104248901 gene encoding lysine-specific demethylase JMJ31 isoform X1 translates to MSGPVSARIGFRSTTSVTMVEENLPIHTFTEIPSPEIFSSQIEPKNIPAVFKGCIKHWKAFSKWNPSDGGLIYLQERVGSVVVEAMRSRSAPVFYGDIRGHERVPLQFSTFIEYCLCLLENRDGRRDAFLESQKHSLAVSDTDQALLFGEAPQQFYLAQVPILNFENKEHKQLECLGEDIQTPVPLETKSLASVNLWMNNMKSRSSTHYDPHHNLLCIVSGCKEVTLWPPSATPYLYPLPLYGEASNHSSVTLEEPNLSVYPRAACLNGFSQKVVLHAGDALFIPEGWFHQVDSEALTIAVNFWWRSMTISGMLEHMDAYYLRRILKRLIDKEMNKMLHFPSSSMDKTMTCTTSQPNDAYRDHGEQRISTNCGNGSSNDELRSKVMLQDLEPCASQSLNELISLVHDCLNPSKPTGLEYTDNSSAKENDETNKREEDLCSINDDPVTNLILTLHPLTIQSVFLAMANNFPRTLEALVLHVLTPVGSEILTRKFEEMDQLISGEDQNEFYRIFYGVFDDQSAAMDALLNGKELVARQAFENVLDQYMGINLDGPKPAAK
- the LOC104248901 gene encoding lysine-specific demethylase JMJ31 isoform X2, whose amino-acid sequence is MSGPVSARIGFRSTTSVTMVEENLPIHTFTEIPSPEIFSSQIEPKNIPAVFKGCIKHWKAFSKWNPSDGGLIYLQERVGSVVVEAMRSRSAPVFYGDIRGHERVPLQFSTFIEYCLCLLENRDGRRDAFLESQKHSLAVSDTDQALLFGEAPQQFYLAQVPILNFENKEHKQLECLGEDIQTPVPLETKSLASVNLWMNNMKSRSSTHYDPHHNLLCIVSGCKEVTLWPPSATPYLYPLPLYGEASNHSSVTLEEPNLSVYPRAACLNGFSQKVVLHAGDALFIPEGWFHQVDSEALTIAVNFWWRSMTISGMLEHMDAYYLRRILKRLIDKEMNKMLHFPSSSMDKTMTCTTSQPNDAYRDHGEQRISTNCGNGSSNDELRSKVMLQDLEPCASQSLNELISLVHDCLNPSKPTGLEYTDNSSAKENDETNKREEDLCSINDDPVTNLILTLHPLTIQSVFLAMASQLLFY